A stretch of Sandaracinaceae bacterium DNA encodes these proteins:
- a CDS encoding nitroreductase family protein — translation MSEDDPRYQPVPYRPAPVPPEESARRIADDYRVMEERRSVRHFSTDPVPRSVIEDAIRIAGTAPSGAHRQPWYFVAISDPELKRQIREAAEKEEREFYERRAPKEWLDALAPLGTDTVKEHITDAPWLLVVFRRDWERLPDGTKLKGYYLNESVGIAVGFLISALHRAGLATLTHTPAPMTFLREICGRPESEKPFVIMPVGYPAEDCEVPDIGRKPLEEIAEIR, via the coding sequence GTGAGTGAAGACGACCCGCGCTATCAGCCCGTGCCCTATCGACCCGCTCCGGTGCCGCCCGAGGAGTCGGCGCGGCGCATCGCCGACGACTACCGCGTGATGGAGGAGCGGCGGAGCGTGCGGCACTTCTCGACCGATCCCGTGCCGCGCTCGGTGATCGAGGACGCGATCCGGATCGCCGGCACCGCGCCGAGCGGCGCGCATCGGCAGCCCTGGTACTTCGTGGCGATCTCGGACCCGGAGCTGAAGCGCCAGATCCGGGAAGCGGCCGAGAAGGAGGAGCGCGAGTTCTACGAGCGGCGCGCCCCGAAGGAGTGGCTCGACGCGCTCGCCCCGCTCGGCACCGACACCGTCAAGGAGCACATCACCGACGCGCCGTGGCTGCTGGTGGTGTTCCGGCGCGACTGGGAGAGGCTGCCCGACGGGACGAAGCTCAAGGGCTACTACCTGAACGAGTCGGTCGGCATCGCGGTCGGCTTCCTCATCTCGGCCCTCCATCGCGCGGGCCTCGCGACGCTCACGCACACCCCGGCGCCGATGACCTTCCTGCGCGAGATCTGCGGCCGGCCGGAGAGCGAGAAGCCCTTCGTGATCATGCCCGTCGGCTACCCGGCCGAGGACTGCGAGGTGCCCGATATCGGGCGCAAGCCGCTGGAGGAGATCGCCGAGATCCGGTGA
- a CDS encoding TetR/AcrR family transcriptional regulator, whose amino-acid sequence MGRPRKMSLEETLEVALELFWRRGFEGTSIGELSRALGVGPSSLYNTFGSKNELYCACLDAYTRREGEFVRRCLEKPHAVEALSALLESAAQRFTRPDLPRGCAVLTAPRPDRVENADVEALLRGLRSETLTLITARVGRGVEEGDLAPDTDEASLARYVFGVMQALSAQARDGADEEDLAAVVAIALRALERA is encoded by the coding sequence GTGGGTCGGCCCCGTAAGATGTCGCTCGAAGAGACCCTCGAGGTGGCCCTCGAGCTGTTCTGGCGGCGCGGCTTCGAGGGCACGTCGATCGGCGAGCTCTCCAGGGCGCTCGGGGTCGGCCCGTCGAGCCTCTACAACACCTTCGGCAGCAAGAACGAGCTCTACTGCGCGTGTCTCGACGCGTACACGCGGCGCGAGGGTGAGTTCGTGCGCCGCTGCCTGGAGAAGCCGCACGCGGTGGAGGCGTTGAGCGCGCTCCTCGAGAGCGCGGCCCAGCGGTTCACGCGGCCCGACCTGCCCCGGGGCTGCGCGGTGCTGACCGCGCCGCGCCCCGACCGGGTCGAGAACGCCGACGTCGAGGCGCTCCTGCGCGGCCTGCGGAGCGAGACGCTGACGCTCATCACCGCGCGGGTCGGGCGCGGTGTCGAAGAGGGAGATCTGGCGCCGGACACGGACGAGGCGAGCCTCGCCCGCTACGTCTTCGGCGTGATGCAGGCCCTGTCGGCCCAGGCGCGCGACGGCGCCGACGAAGAGGATCTCGCCGCGGTCGTCGCGATCGCGCTGCGGGCTCTCGAGCGCGCCTGA
- a CDS encoding protein kinase: MSAEPVQLGEYRLLEKLGQGGMAMVYRGERSGEAGFRKKVALKRMLPQYRRDPSLLERFAAEARTNARLDHPNLVAVVDFGIEPEPYLVMEFVEGVTLALLLQQLVEKRHALEIAAALFIGAEAAAGLDHAHRKRDEQGSPLGIVHRDVSPQNVLLSNEGAVKVSDFGLVKAADNVVQTGSGVPIGKMSYMAPEQAEHSEVDARADVFSLGIVVWEMLTMRTLMPPNDPMTAAQMLKACNFAPPSAYNPKVSAELDAIVMRCLSPDVAARTPSAQAFGMQLREMLHEIAPGYGRDQLARLLGWTFPERGWQMDEPHATARQPSAEERLSMPQVPAAEAMARASMPNASTKPRPHAAAVQTTPDVQPAPLITGAHRVPPPPPIGQTGPRAAVAAAPKRSPMFWVLIAIAVGSFGLAALVVVIALAIFLMS, translated from the coding sequence GTGTCCGCGGAGCCCGTGCAGCTGGGTGAGTACCGTCTGCTCGAGAAGCTCGGGCAGGGCGGGATGGCCATGGTCTACCGGGGCGAGCGCTCCGGCGAGGCCGGCTTTCGCAAGAAGGTCGCGCTCAAGCGCATGCTGCCCCAGTACCGGCGCGACCCCTCGCTCCTCGAGCGCTTCGCGGCGGAGGCCCGCACCAACGCGCGGCTCGACCACCCGAACCTCGTCGCGGTCGTGGACTTCGGGATCGAGCCCGAGCCCTACCTGGTGATGGAGTTCGTCGAGGGGGTCACCCTCGCGCTCCTCTTGCAGCAGCTGGTCGAGAAGCGGCACGCGCTCGAGATCGCCGCGGCCCTCTTCATCGGCGCCGAGGCGGCGGCGGGGCTCGACCACGCGCACCGCAAGCGCGACGAGCAGGGCAGCCCGCTCGGCATCGTGCACCGCGACGTGTCCCCGCAGAACGTCTTGCTATCGAACGAGGGCGCGGTGAAGGTCAGCGACTTCGGCCTTGTCAAGGCGGCGGACAACGTCGTGCAGACCGGGAGCGGGGTGCCCATCGGCAAGATGAGCTACATGGCGCCCGAGCAGGCCGAGCACAGTGAGGTCGACGCGCGCGCCGACGTGTTCAGCCTCGGCATCGTCGTGTGGGAGATGCTCACGATGCGCACGCTGATGCCGCCGAACGACCCGATGACGGCGGCGCAGATGCTCAAGGCGTGCAACTTCGCGCCGCCGAGCGCCTACAACCCGAAGGTCTCGGCCGAGCTCGACGCGATCGTGATGCGCTGCCTCAGCCCGGACGTCGCGGCGCGCACGCCCTCGGCGCAGGCGTTCGGCATGCAGCTGCGCGAGATGCTGCACGAGATCGCCCCGGGCTATGGGCGCGATCAGCTCGCGCGGCTGCTCGGCTGGACCTTCCCCGAGCGCGGCTGGCAGATGGACGAGCCGCACGCGACGGCGAGGCAGCCCTCGGCCGAGGAGCGCCTCTCGATGCCGCAGGTCCCCGCGGCGGAGGCGATGGCGCGGGCCTCGATGCCGAACGCGTCAACCAAGCCGAGGCCTCACGCGGCGGCGGTGCAGACCACGCCCGACGTGCAGCCGGCGCCGCTCATCACGGGCGCGCACCGCGTCCCCCCGCCGCCTCCCATCGGACAGACCGGTCCGCGGGCCGCGGTCGCGGCGGCGCCGAAGCGGAGCCCCATGTTCTGGGTGCTCATCGCCATCGCGGTCGGCTCGTTCGGGCTCGCGGCGCTGGTCGTGGTGATCGCCCTCGCCATCTTCCTGATGAGCTGA
- a CDS encoding SDR family oxidoreductase — translation MSRFQGRHVVITGGSGGIGKATAARVVAEGGRVLITGTNQGKLDQARREIDGLIALVNDAGDPESAPALAAAVETHLGRVDGLFLNAGYGEMVSHDQVTAAQFDRQFAVNVRGPILQVRALAGLLTEGAAIVLNTSVVQEIGMPGGILYGASKAALRNVTRVLAAEMAPKVRVNAVSPGPVSTDFFARTGLPEEQTAALAQGILSQVALQRFGQPGEIASAAAFLLSADASFMTGSELVVDGGITQV, via the coding sequence ATGAGCAGATTTCAGGGACGCCATGTGGTCATCACGGGAGGATCGGGAGGCATCGGGAAGGCCACGGCCGCTCGCGTCGTGGCCGAAGGAGGCCGGGTGCTGATCACCGGCACCAATCAGGGGAAGCTCGACCAGGCGAGGAGGGAGATCGACGGGCTGATCGCCCTCGTCAACGACGCGGGAGATCCGGAGAGCGCCCCCGCGCTGGCGGCCGCGGTCGAGACACACCTCGGGCGCGTCGACGGACTCTTCCTCAACGCGGGGTACGGGGAGATGGTGTCGCACGACCAGGTGACCGCGGCGCAGTTCGACCGACAGTTCGCGGTCAACGTACGCGGACCCATCCTTCAGGTCCGCGCGCTCGCAGGGCTGCTCACGGAGGGCGCCGCGATCGTGCTCAACACCTCGGTCGTGCAGGAGATCGGTATGCCCGGTGGCATCCTCTACGGAGCGTCCAAGGCCGCGCTCCGAAACGTCACCCGTGTCCTGGCCGCGGAGATGGCGCCGAAGGTCCGCGTCAACGCCGTCAGCCCTGGACCGGTCTCGACCGATTTCTTCGCGCGCACCGGTCTCCCCGAGGAGCAGACCGCCGCCCTGGCGCAGGGCATCCTCTCGCAGGTCGCGCTCCAGCGCTTCGGCCAGCCGGGCGAGATCGCCAGCGCGGCCGCTTTCCTCCTCTCCGCCGACGCCTCCTTCATGACCGGGAGCGAGCTGGTGGTCGACGGTGGCATCACGCAGGTGTAG
- the mutY gene encoding A/G-specific adenine glycosylase, translating to MRQALLDWYDAHKRALPWRETKDPYAIWVSEIMLQQTRVETVIPYWTRFLDRFPTTEALAEASEDEVLSMWSGLGYYRRARLLHAGVKEVVARYGGAVPEGADERLGLPGVGRYTAGAIGSIAFDRPEPIVDGNVARVLSRVHGVDTPLGRRDTEKRLWAEAEALADGPRPGDLNQALMELGARVCTPTSPRCDDCPVSRCVARDTGKQSSLPVPRPKKAPKRVALCAVVARRGDRVALTKRAGALFGGLHGVPTAEGETRAEARAALKEAEVSARLGKEPVARLEHVLTHRRLDVRVWRATGARSIAARLFSVEELSQVGISSLTRKILDAAR from the coding sequence ATGCGTCAGGCCCTGCTCGACTGGTACGACGCCCACAAGCGCGCGCTGCCGTGGCGCGAGACGAAGGATCCGTACGCGATCTGGGTCTCGGAGATCATGCTCCAGCAGACGCGGGTCGAGACGGTGATCCCGTACTGGACGCGCTTCCTCGACCGCTTCCCCACCACCGAGGCCCTGGCCGAGGCGAGCGAGGACGAGGTCCTCAGCATGTGGAGCGGGCTCGGCTACTACCGGCGCGCGCGCCTGCTGCACGCGGGGGTCAAGGAGGTCGTCGCGCGCTACGGCGGCGCGGTCCCGGAGGGGGCGGACGAGCGGCTCGGGCTGCCCGGTGTGGGACGCTACACGGCCGGCGCGATCGGATCGATCGCCTTCGATCGCCCCGAGCCCATCGTGGACGGGAACGTCGCCCGGGTGCTCTCGCGGGTCCACGGCGTCGACACCCCGCTCGGGCGTCGCGACACGGAGAAGCGGCTCTGGGCCGAGGCCGAGGCGCTGGCCGACGGCCCCCGCCCCGGGGATCTCAACCAGGCGCTGATGGAGCTCGGCGCGCGCGTGTGCACGCCCACGAGCCCGCGCTGCGACGACTGCCCCGTCTCGCGCTGCGTGGCGCGTGACACGGGCAAGCAGTCTTCCCTGCCTGTGCCGCGTCCCAAGAAGGCGCCCAAGCGGGTGGCGCTCTGCGCGGTGGTCGCGCGCCGGGGCGATCGCGTCGCGCTGACCAAGCGCGCGGGCGCGCTCTTCGGGGGGCTGCACGGCGTGCCGACGGCCGAGGGCGAGACCCGCGCCGAGGCGCGCGCGGCGCTGAAGGAGGCGGAGGTCAGCGCGCGGCTCGGCAAGGAGCCGGTGGCCAGGCTCGAGCACGTGCTGACGCACCGCCGCCTCGACGTGCGCGTCTGGCGAGCGACGGGCGCGAGATCGATCGCCGCGCGGCTCTTCTCCGTGGAGGAGCTCTCCCAGGTGGGGATCTCCTCCCTCACGCGCAAGATCCTCGACGCCGCGCGTTGA